A single Lancefieldella parvula DSM 20469 DNA region contains:
- a CDS encoding inorganic phosphate transporter — protein sequence MVSILLIAVLIAAVVFEFINGFHDTANAIATTVYTKALPLRVAILMSATMNFIGALMSEKVAMTIASGLVDIQLQLYVVFAALVGAIVWDLFTWWFSIPSSSSHALIGSLIGATIIFTRTTNHIMWEGVLEKVVIPLFTSPLIGMALGYFIMKLVFELFADWPPKKAHGLFHRLQVLSAAFMAYSHGNNDAQKTMGIITLALVTAGLHDPSMGIPLWVKLLCATTMALGTSIGGGRIMRTVGDGVTKLTPVIGFVAEASSTVAIELMTAMGAPVSTTQVITTSIMGAGSARRRSSVRWGVARKIIAAWFITLPATMALGGLIAFLTSFVLA from the coding sequence ATGGTTAGTATTTTGCTTATTGCGGTTCTTATCGCCGCAGTTGTTTTTGAGTTTATTAATGGCTTTCATGATACCGCTAACGCAATTGCTACCACGGTGTATACCAAAGCTCTGCCGTTGCGCGTTGCTATTTTGATGTCGGCAACCATGAATTTTATTGGTGCTTTGATGAGCGAGAAAGTGGCTATGACTATTGCGTCTGGTCTTGTCGATATTCAATTGCAACTGTATGTTGTTTTTGCTGCATTGGTGGGAGCTATTGTTTGGGACTTGTTTACCTGGTGGTTTTCAATTCCTAGTTCTTCCTCACATGCTTTAATTGGTAGTTTAATTGGTGCAACCATTATATTTACAAGAACTACAAACCATATTATGTGGGAGGGCGTTTTAGAGAAAGTTGTTATTCCTCTATTTACTTCACCCCTTATTGGTATGGCTCTTGGTTACTTTATTATGAAGCTTGTCTTTGAGCTCTTTGCCGATTGGCCGCCCAAGAAAGCACACGGTCTGTTCCACCGTCTTCAGGTTCTCTCGGCTGCATTTATGGCTTACAGTCATGGTAACAACGATGCTCAGAAAACCATGGGTATTATTACCCTTGCGCTGGTAACCGCTGGTCTTCATGATCCATCTATGGGCATCCCTTTGTGGGTTAAGTTGCTTTGCGCAACAACTATGGCTCTGGGTACTTCTATCGGTGGTGGCCGCATTATGCGTACCGTTGGCGATGGCGTAACTAAGCTCACTCCAGTTATTGGGTTTGTTGCGGAGGCAAGTTCTACGGTTGCTATTGAGCTTATGACTGCTATGGGTGCGCCTGTTTCTACTACGCAGGTCATTACAACTTCTATTATGGGTGCTGGATCTGCTCGTCGACGTAGTTCTGTCCGTTGGGGAGTGGCACGAAAGATTATTGCTGCATGGTTTATTACCTTGCCAGCTACTATGGCTCTCGGTGGACTTATTGCTTTTTTGACCAGCTTTGTTTTGGCATAA
- a CDS encoding tRNA (cytidine(34)-2'-O)-methyltransferase, which yields MFNLVLVEPEIPANTGNIGRTCVVSGTHLHLVGPLGFSLDDKSLKRAGMAYWKSLNVSVYDNWNQFIEKNGLADTSTTPEGVFAHDVGIDAVDKPHLHFLTKKAKKTYTQATYRDGDYLIFGKESLGLSEELLAKHADECERIPMLQDSVSLVNREDWSQKHDALDGGGQYSHPVLLQQDICGNFIDPNEFSVSALNVSNAAAIVLYEALRQIGFPGMDV from the coding sequence ATGTTTAATCTTGTATTAGTAGAGCCAGAGATTCCTGCCAATACTGGCAATATTGGTCGCACCTGTGTCGTAAGTGGTACACATCTTCATCTAGTGGGTCCGTTGGGTTTCTCGCTTGATGATAAAAGCCTCAAACGTGCAGGTATGGCATATTGGAAAAGTCTTAACGTTTCTGTTTACGACAATTGGAATCAATTTATAGAGAAGAACGGTTTAGCTGATACGTCTACCACACCAGAAGGCGTTTTTGCACACGACGTTGGTATCGATGCAGTAGATAAACCTCACCTACACTTTCTTACCAAAAAAGCTAAGAAGACGTATACGCAGGCAACATATCGTGATGGCGATTATCTCATCTTTGGCAAAGAAAGCCTGGGGCTATCCGAGGAACTTCTCGCTAAGCATGCAGACGAGTGCGAGAGAATTCCGATGTTGCAAGACTCTGTCAGTCTAGTTAACCGTGAAGACTGGAGCCAGAAGCACGACGCACTTGACGGTGGGGGTCAGTACTCTCATCCTGTGCTTTTACAGCAGGATATTTGCGGAAACTTTATTGACCCCAATGAGTTCTCGGTCAGCGCACTCAACGTCTCAAATGCGGCCGCCATTGTGCTGTATGAAGCCCTAAGGCAAATTGGTTTTCCTGGAATGGATGTCTAA
- a CDS encoding SemiSWEET family transporter → MTKKQINLFVGSIGAFIGVFVFIAYIPQIIANLQGVKAQPFQPLFAAVSCLIWVIYGWTKEPKKDWILIIPNTAGVILGGLTFLTAL, encoded by the coding sequence ATGACAAAGAAACAGATCAATCTATTTGTAGGCTCTATCGGAGCTTTTATCGGAGTATTTGTTTTTATCGCTTATATTCCACAAATTATTGCAAATCTACAGGGCGTAAAGGCTCAACCTTTTCAACCACTATTTGCAGCAGTTTCTTGTCTAATTTGGGTCATCTATGGTTGGACTAAAGAGCCCAAAAAGGACTGGATTCTTATTATTCCAAATACTGCTGGTGTAATTTTGGGCGGTTTGACGTTCCTTACTGCTTTATAG
- a CDS encoding GyrI-like domain-containing protein, which translates to MAFDFKKEFKELYAPKNKPSIVKVPRINYLAVRGFGDPNVEDGEYKQSIGLLYGVAYAIKMSKKSTHHIEGYFDFVVPPLEGFWWQEDTQGVDYAHKENFKWISVIRLPDFVTKEDFDWSVAEATKKKKLDFSKVEFFTYDEGLCVQCMHIGPYNSEPETVSLMHEYMESQGYVLDITAERMHHEVYLSDVRKIAPEKLKTVIRHPIREV; encoded by the coding sequence ATGGCATTTGATTTCAAAAAGGAATTTAAAGAGCTGTATGCCCCAAAAAATAAACCAAGCATAGTAAAAGTTCCACGTATCAACTATCTTGCGGTAAGAGGATTTGGAGATCCCAACGTAGAAGATGGTGAATATAAACAGTCAATAGGTCTGCTTTACGGCGTTGCTTATGCCATCAAAATGAGCAAAAAGAGTACACATCATATTGAAGGATATTTTGATTTTGTTGTTCCTCCATTAGAGGGCTTCTGGTGGCAAGAGGATACTCAGGGCGTTGATTACGCACATAAAGAAAACTTCAAGTGGATTTCAGTTATTCGCCTACCTGACTTTGTTACCAAAGAGGATTTTGATTGGTCCGTTGCTGAAGCAACTAAGAAAAAGAAGCTAGATTTTTCTAAGGTAGAGTTCTTTACCTATGATGAAGGTCTCTGTGTACAGTGCATGCATATTGGACCCTATAATAGTGAACCCGAAACTGTTTCTCTTATGCATGAATATATGGAGAGCCAGGGATACGTTTTAGACATCACTGCTGAGCGCATGCATCATGAAGTTTATCTGAGCGATGTACGTAAAATAGCTCCAGAGAAACTAAAGACTGTCATCAGACATCCAATCAGAGAGGTCTAA